One Nonomuraea angiospora DNA segment encodes these proteins:
- a CDS encoding carboxymuconolactone decarboxylase family protein produces the protein METQFRYVTPVQPQAATGRVAQVYAQLAEDFGMARMAVFLTLSPAPDVLAATWAMLRESLLAGNASRTAKEVVALGVSMANRCPFCVAAHTTLLHATGDHRLAETIAAGGTPDDPEHAAMLAWATSRRGGVEIGPEHIGTALAFHFINRMASALLTENLLPANLQNSRLVRSVGGRVMARTVRRRLTPGASLPLVADLPARPEPAWGAGTAAGAAYAALRAAGAAGGELLGDAARAAVADAVAAWDGEHPPMGGAWLDAALSGVPSEERAGARLALLAALAPYRVTDADVAAWRGSRPDEDLVRLCAFGATSAMERMETFITGSALTGDRS, from the coding sequence ATGGAGACACAGTTCCGTTATGTCACGCCGGTGCAGCCGCAGGCGGCGACCGGCCGGGTGGCCCAGGTGTACGCGCAGCTCGCGGAAGACTTCGGCATGGCGCGCATGGCGGTCTTCCTGACGCTGTCGCCCGCGCCGGACGTGCTCGCCGCGACCTGGGCCATGCTGCGCGAGTCGCTGCTGGCCGGGAACGCGTCCAGGACCGCGAAGGAGGTCGTGGCGCTCGGCGTGTCCATGGCGAACCGGTGCCCGTTCTGCGTGGCCGCGCACACGACGCTGCTGCACGCGACCGGCGACCACCGGCTGGCGGAGACCATCGCGGCCGGTGGCACGCCCGACGACCCCGAGCACGCCGCGATGCTGGCCTGGGCCACGTCGCGGCGCGGCGGGGTGGAGATCGGGCCGGAGCACATCGGCACGGCGCTGGCCTTCCACTTCATCAACCGCATGGCCTCGGCGCTGCTCACCGAGAACCTCCTGCCCGCGAACCTCCAGAACTCCCGCCTGGTCAGGAGCGTGGGCGGCCGGGTGATGGCCCGTACGGTGCGCAGGCGGCTGACGCCGGGCGCGAGCCTGCCCCTGGTCGCGGACCTGCCCGCGCGGCCGGAGCCCGCCTGGGGCGCCGGCACGGCCGCCGGCGCCGCCTACGCCGCGCTGCGGGCCGCCGGCGCCGCCGGTGGGGAGCTGCTCGGGGACGCCGCCCGCGCCGCCGTGGCGGACGCGGTGGCGGCCTGGGACGGGGAGCACCCGCCCATGGGCGGCGCCTGGCTGGACGCCGCTCTTTCCGGGGTTCCCTCGGAGGAGCGCGCCGGGGCCCGGCTGGCCCTGCTCGCCGCGCTCGCGCCGTATCGGGTGACCGACGCCGACGTGGCCGCCTGGCGCGGCTCGCGGCCGGACGAGGACCTGGTACGGCTCTGCGCGTTCGGCGCGACCTCGGCCATGGAACGCATGGAGACCTTCATCACCGGCTCAGCACTAACAGGAGATCGATCATGA
- a CDS encoding TetR/AcrR family transcriptional regulator: protein MARTEAGGYRERLLAGAVSCLQEKGYARTTARDLVAASGTNLASIGYHFGGKDALLNEALAEFFDQWIAEVERAMFSSEPGSARELLERAMTELVDRFEELRPQLVVFVEGYPAALREAALRQRLAESYARCRQAGADMVRRAVAQFGIELPVPPEVLVSVLVAITDGLLLQWLLDPAATPDARQVVDSLAALSSLIA, encoded by the coding sequence GTGGCACGAACAGAGGCCGGTGGATACCGGGAGAGACTGCTGGCGGGCGCGGTGAGCTGCCTGCAGGAGAAGGGCTATGCCCGTACGACGGCCCGAGACCTGGTCGCCGCCTCGGGCACCAACCTGGCCTCCATCGGCTACCACTTCGGCGGCAAGGACGCGCTGCTGAACGAGGCCCTCGCCGAGTTCTTCGACCAGTGGATCGCCGAGGTCGAGCGGGCGATGTTCAGCTCGGAGCCGGGCAGCGCGCGGGAGCTGCTGGAGCGCGCCATGACGGAGCTGGTCGACAGGTTCGAGGAGCTGCGGCCGCAGCTCGTGGTCTTCGTCGAGGGCTACCCGGCGGCGCTGCGCGAGGCCGCGCTGCGGCAGCGGCTGGCCGAGTCGTACGCCCGCTGCCGCCAGGCGGGCGCCGACATGGTGCGCCGGGCCGTCGCCCAGTTCGGCATCGAGCTGCCGGTGCCGCCCGAGGTGCTCGTGTCGGTGCTGGTGGCCATCACCGACGGGCTGCTGCTGCAGTGGCTGCTCGACCCGGCCGCCACGCCCGACGCCCGGCAGGTCGTCGACTCCCTTGCCGCTCTCTCGTCACTCATCGCGTAG
- a CDS encoding NADPH-dependent F420 reductase, producing the protein MRVAIVGSGRLGVPLGRLLSTGGHEVFFSDADPDRVEAATAATGGQAGGGTPSEAARFGEVIVLAVGWEAFRAVAAELDGALSGKIVVDPSNPIAERDGLSVVVAVPGGLTSPQYQQHVLGAEVRLVRTFNTKYSKELLTLGTVGQRGGSRADMPYWGDDDAAKKAVVPLIEDAGFTAIDGGGLSEAL; encoded by the coding sequence ATGCGTGTGGCAATCGTGGGTTCTGGAAGACTCGGCGTGCCTCTTGGCCGCCTGCTCTCGACGGGCGGACACGAGGTGTTCTTCAGCGACGCCGACCCTGACCGCGTGGAGGCGGCCACGGCGGCGACCGGCGGGCAGGCCGGGGGCGGCACGCCGAGCGAGGCCGCGCGGTTCGGCGAGGTCATCGTGCTGGCGGTGGGATGGGAGGCGTTCCGCGCCGTGGCGGCGGAGCTCGACGGCGCGCTCTCCGGCAAGATCGTCGTCGACCCCAGCAACCCGATCGCCGAACGGGACGGCCTGTCCGTGGTGGTCGCCGTCCCCGGCGGGCTCACCAGCCCGCAGTACCAGCAGCACGTGCTCGGGGCTGAGGTCCGGCTGGTGCGGACGTTCAACACGAAGTACTCGAAGGAGCTGCTGACCCTGGGGACGGTGGGGCAGCGGGGCGGCTCGCGGGCCGACATGCCCTACTGGGGGGACGACGACGCGGCCAAGAAGGCGGTGGTGCCGCTGATCGAGGACGCCGGCTTCACGGCCATCGACGGGGGCGGCCTCTCCGAAGCCCTCTGA
- a CDS encoding ArsR/SmtB family transcription factor, producing MHVEVHQAKADFFRTLGHPARIRVLELLQEGPLPVRDLLAQIDIEASSLSQQLAVLRRAGIVSAIREGSTVVYTLATPELADLLGAARRILTDMLADQGELLAELRAEVT from the coding sequence ATGCACGTGGAGGTCCACCAGGCCAAGGCCGACTTCTTCAGAACGCTCGGCCACCCCGCTCGCATCCGAGTGTTGGAGCTACTCCAGGAAGGGCCGCTTCCCGTCCGGGATCTGCTGGCCCAGATCGACATCGAGGCCTCGAGCCTCTCCCAGCAGCTCGCCGTCCTGCGTAGAGCGGGGATCGTGAGCGCGATTCGCGAGGGCAGCACCGTCGTCTACACGCTGGCCACACCCGAGCTGGCCGACCTGCTCGGGGCTGCCCGCAGGATTCTCACCGACATGCTCGCCGACCAGGGCGAGCTGCTCGCGGAGCTGCGAGCGGAGGTCACTTAG
- a CDS encoding sensor histidine kinase, with protein sequence MTFLRGWHPLAVDSALAAVVAVMLAAAVLVTPQAGALDLAAVLVGSLSLVAWRRAPLVPLLVGTVSMLVFSVHAQPGPPAAFPVLMAVFAAVWAGHRLLPALASAVFLGVSLATSLATATGQSPKDIVQGTTLLLGWFLASGVTATVTRQRQAYLEQVEQRAAEAERTREEVARRRAGEERLRIARELHDSLTHSISVIKVQAGVAVHLARKRGEDVPGALLAIQEASGDAMRELRATLEVLRDDPDGSGDPDGSAAQDSRLDRLDDLVERARSTGLAATVTISGVRHELPAEVDRAAYRIVQEALTNVSRHAGGAGASVRVDFGGDELVVQVDDDGLASADAPPVPGVGLLGMRERVTALGGRLRAEPRPEGGFTVRAELPLGEPT encoded by the coding sequence ATGACCTTTCTGCGCGGATGGCACCCGCTCGCCGTGGACAGCGCGCTCGCCGCCGTCGTGGCCGTCATGCTGGCCGCCGCCGTGCTGGTCACGCCGCAGGCGGGCGCCCTGGACCTGGCCGCCGTCCTGGTCGGCTCGCTCTCCCTCGTCGCCTGGCGCCGCGCGCCCCTGGTGCCGCTGCTCGTCGGCACCGTCAGCATGCTCGTCTTCTCCGTGCACGCCCAGCCTGGCCCGCCCGCCGCCTTCCCCGTGCTGATGGCGGTCTTCGCCGCGGTATGGGCCGGACACCGGCTGCTGCCCGCGCTGGCGAGCGCGGTGTTCCTGGGCGTCAGCCTGGCGACCAGCCTGGCCACCGCGACCGGGCAGAGCCCCAAGGACATCGTCCAGGGAACGACGTTGCTGCTCGGCTGGTTCCTGGCGTCGGGGGTGACGGCGACGGTCACCCGGCAGCGGCAGGCGTACCTGGAGCAGGTCGAGCAGCGCGCCGCGGAGGCCGAGCGCACCCGCGAGGAGGTCGCGCGCCGGCGCGCGGGCGAGGAGCGGCTCAGGATCGCCAGGGAGCTGCACGACTCGCTCACGCACAGCATCTCGGTCATCAAGGTGCAGGCGGGCGTGGCCGTACACCTGGCCCGCAAGCGCGGCGAGGACGTGCCCGGGGCGCTGCTGGCCATCCAGGAGGCCAGCGGCGACGCCATGCGCGAGCTGCGCGCCACGCTGGAGGTGCTGCGCGACGACCCGGACGGCTCCGGCGACCCCGACGGCTCCGCCGCGCAGGACAGCCGGCTCGACCGGCTCGACGACCTGGTGGAGCGGGCCCGATCGACCGGGCTGGCCGCCACGGTGACGATCTCGGGGGTACGGCACGAGCTGCCGGCCGAGGTGGACCGGGCCGCGTACCGGATCGTCCAGGAGGCGCTCACCAACGTCTCCAGGCACGCGGGCGGGGCGGGGGCGTCCGTGCGCGTCGACTTCGGCGGCGACGAGCTGGTCGTGCAGGTGGACGACGACGGCCTGGCGAGCGCGGACGCGCCGCCCGTGCCCGGCGTGGGCCTGCTCGGCATGCGCGAGCGGGTCACTGCGCTCGGCGGCCGGCTGCGGGCCGAGCCCCGCCCGGAGGGCGGCTTCACCGTACGCGCTGAGCTTCCACTGGGGGAACCGACGTGA
- a CDS encoding ferredoxin reductase: MRRLVWRAAELAEIVTETATARTLRFRVPEWPGHLAGQHVDVRLTAEDGYTAQRSYSLAGPADGDLVDLTVETAPDGEVSPYLTEVIEVGDQVELRGPVGGWFVWRPESKAPVVLVAGGSGIVPLMAMVRARRQAGSQVPFRLLYSLRDPGRRYYAEELRRPDPGLDVSYLYTRSAPPGASRPAGRIMLDDLAEGGWPASFEPDCYVCGPTAFVEAAADLLLALGHAPERIRTERFG, encoded by the coding sequence GTGCGCCGCCTGGTCTGGCGGGCGGCCGAGCTCGCCGAGATCGTCACCGAGACCGCGACCGCGCGCACGCTGCGGTTCCGGGTGCCCGAATGGCCGGGGCACCTGGCGGGGCAGCACGTGGACGTCCGGCTGACGGCCGAGGACGGCTACACCGCGCAGCGCAGCTACTCGCTGGCCGGCCCCGCCGACGGCGACCTCGTCGATCTGACCGTGGAGACCGCCCCGGACGGCGAGGTGTCGCCGTACCTGACCGAGGTCATCGAGGTCGGCGACCAGGTCGAGCTGCGCGGCCCGGTGGGCGGCTGGTTCGTCTGGCGGCCGGAGAGCAAGGCGCCGGTCGTGCTGGTGGCCGGCGGGTCGGGGATCGTGCCGCTGATGGCGATGGTCAGGGCGCGCAGGCAGGCGGGCAGCCAGGTGCCGTTCCGCCTGCTCTACTCGCTGCGCGACCCCGGCCGCCGCTACTACGCCGAGGAGCTGCGCCGCCCCGACCCGGGGCTCGACGTCTCCTACCTCTACACCAGGTCCGCGCCGCCCGGCGCGTCCCGACCGGCCGGGCGGATCATGCTGGACGACCTGGCCGAGGGCGGCTGGCCCGCGAGCTTCGAGCCCGACTGCTACGTGTGCGGGCCGACGGCGTTCGTGGAGGCGGCGGCCGACCTGCTGCTCGCGCTGGGGCACGCGCCCGAGCGCATCCGTACCGAACGTTTCGGATAG
- a CDS encoding DUF6510 family protein, with translation MTAEHLDGNALAGPLGEIFAVDVTAATGRCASCGLAGPIASLRVYGPGPGLVARCPGCEEVILRLVRGPGTAWLDLRGTVSLRVNLPD, from the coding sequence ATGACCGCAGAGCACCTCGACGGCAACGCGCTGGCGGGCCCGCTCGGAGAGATCTTCGCCGTGGACGTCACCGCCGCCACCGGCCGCTGCGCGAGCTGCGGCCTGGCGGGCCCGATCGCCTCGCTGCGCGTGTACGGCCCCGGCCCCGGGCTGGTCGCCCGGTGTCCCGGCTGCGAGGAGGTGATCCTCCGGCTGGTACGCGGCCCGGGCACGGCCTGGCTCGACCTGCGCGGCACGGTGTCGCTGCGCGTCAACCTGCCCGACTGA
- a CDS encoding response regulator codes for MIRVLLVDDQALIRGGFRALLEAEDDIEVVAEAANGEQALALALEHLPDVALVDVQMPVMDGIEATRRIAADERLSEVHVVILTNYGLDEYVFNALRAGASGFLVKDTEPADLLQGVRVAARGDALLSPAITRRLIGEYVARRPEPDPQGLEVLTNREREVTALVARGMSNDEIAAHMVISPTTAKTHVSRAMTKLRARDRAQLVVFAYESGLVSPRRS; via the coding sequence GTGATCCGCGTGCTGCTCGTGGACGACCAGGCACTCATCCGCGGCGGCTTCCGCGCCCTGCTGGAGGCCGAGGACGACATCGAGGTCGTGGCCGAGGCCGCCAACGGCGAGCAGGCCCTCGCCCTCGCCCTCGAACACCTGCCCGACGTCGCGCTCGTCGACGTCCAGATGCCGGTGATGGACGGCATCGAGGCGACCCGGCGCATCGCGGCCGACGAGCGGCTGAGCGAGGTCCATGTCGTGATCCTCACCAACTACGGCCTCGACGAGTACGTCTTCAACGCGCTCAGGGCGGGCGCGAGCGGATTCCTGGTCAAGGACACCGAGCCCGCCGACCTGCTGCAGGGCGTCAGGGTCGCGGCCCGCGGCGACGCGCTGCTGTCCCCCGCCATCACCCGCCGCCTCATCGGCGAGTACGTGGCCCGCCGCCCGGAGCCGGATCCGCAGGGCCTGGAGGTGCTCACCAACCGCGAGCGCGAGGTGACCGCGCTGGTCGCCCGGGGCATGTCCAACGACGAGATCGCCGCGCACATGGTGATCAGCCCGACCACCGCGAAGACGCACGTCAGCAGGGCCATGACCAAGCTGCGGGCACGCGACCGGGCGCAGCTCGTGGTCTTCGCGTACGAGTCCGGCCTGGTGTCGCCGCGCCGGAGCTGA
- a CDS encoding sulfite oxidase-like oxidoreductase, whose translation MNIISRGFRGRHRPDGDRLPPGQYLVDDFPVLSAGPTPRVPLERWEFAIDTEAEQTHRWSWQEFMALPSETPTVDIHCVTKWTKLDTTWEGVSLDVLFEDVESAAEYALVYSYGGYTTNLPLEDLLDGKAWIVHRFDGEDLEPRHGGPARLIVPHLYFWKSAKWVRGIRLLNEDWPGFWETAGYHNYGDPWREQRYEGD comes from the coding sequence GTGAACATCATTTCGCGCGGTTTCCGCGGACGGCACCGGCCGGACGGCGACCGGCTGCCACCGGGGCAGTACCTGGTCGACGACTTCCCCGTGCTGTCGGCCGGGCCGACGCCGCGGGTGCCGCTGGAGCGGTGGGAATTCGCCATCGACACCGAGGCCGAGCAGACCCACCGCTGGTCGTGGCAGGAGTTCATGGCGCTGCCCAGTGAGACTCCCACGGTCGACATCCACTGCGTGACCAAGTGGACCAAGCTGGACACCACCTGGGAGGGCGTCTCGCTCGACGTGCTCTTCGAGGACGTCGAGAGCGCCGCCGAATACGCGCTCGTCTACTCCTACGGCGGCTACACCACGAACCTCCCGCTCGAGGACCTCCTCGACGGCAAGGCGTGGATCGTGCACCGCTTCGACGGCGAGGACCTGGAGCCGCGGCACGGCGGCCCGGCCCGGCTGATCGTGCCGCACCTGTACTTCTGGAAGTCGGCCAAGTGGGTACGCGGCATCCGGCTGCTGAACGAGGACTGGCCCGGCTTCTGGGAGACCGCCGGCTACCACAACTACGGCGATCCGTGGCGCGAGCAGCGCTACGAGGGCGACTGA
- a CDS encoding DUF3073 domain-containing protein gives MGRGRAKAKQTKVARQLKYTNHNIDYDRLREELGADARREEIYPPTGSEQESERAQ, from the coding sequence ATGGGCCGAGGAAGAGCCAAGGCGAAGCAGACGAAGGTCGCTCGCCAGCTGAAGTACACCAACCACAACATCGACTATGACCGGCTTCGGGAGGAGCTGGGAGCCGATGCGCGCCGCGAGGAGATCTACCCGCCTACGGGGTCCGAGCAGGAGTCCGAGCGCGCGCAGTGA
- a CDS encoding multicopper oxidase family protein, translating to MTHTRRDVLRLLGLGAVAVAGVPGCSLIAGTPQPQLLTSAAPLPRPYAVPLPVPQVAEPVRSAGGADFYELTERAAEVEVLPGLRTGIWGYGGTFPGPTIEARAGRRTVVKLVNQLGEPTVLHLHGGHTPPESDGFPTDLVAPGASREYVFPLEQRAATLWYHDHRMDYTGPQVWRGLAGMFLVRDAEEEALPLPAGERDLPLLICDRSFAADGTMLYPALEGRPGVREAYMGGVLGDVILVNGAPWPELRVARARYRLRLCNASNARTYELATGGPLVQIGSDGGLLGRPRTVRQLRLAPGERVDVVVDFSAYKVGQQVELRNLAGEGAQARVMRFAVDRDERDESSVPERLSTVEALDPGKAKVTREFEFGSGGMGWLINGKPFDPRRMEARPRLGDIEVWRLTSDVAHPVHLHLDHFQVLSVNGERPQGPPEWKDTVELREAQTVEIVTRFTDYRGRYVLHCHNLEHEDMAMMAAFEVV from the coding sequence ATGACCCACACGCGACGCGACGTGCTGCGACTGCTGGGGCTGGGCGCGGTGGCGGTGGCCGGGGTGCCGGGCTGCTCGCTGATCGCCGGCACCCCGCAGCCGCAGCTCCTGACGAGCGCGGCGCCGCTGCCCAGGCCGTACGCGGTGCCGCTGCCCGTCCCGCAGGTGGCCGAGCCGGTGCGCAGCGCGGGCGGGGCCGACTTCTACGAGCTGACCGAGCGGGCGGCCGAGGTGGAGGTGCTGCCGGGCCTGCGCACCGGGATCTGGGGGTACGGGGGCACCTTCCCCGGCCCGACCATCGAGGCCCGCGCCGGGCGGCGGACCGTCGTGAAGCTGGTCAACCAGCTCGGCGAGCCGACCGTCCTGCACCTGCACGGCGGGCACACCCCACCCGAGTCCGACGGCTTCCCCACCGACCTGGTGGCGCCGGGGGCGTCCCGCGAGTACGTGTTCCCGCTGGAACAGCGGGCCGCCACGCTCTGGTACCACGACCACCGCATGGACTACACGGGGCCGCAGGTCTGGCGCGGGCTGGCCGGGATGTTCCTGGTGCGGGACGCGGAGGAGGAGGCGCTGCCGCTGCCCGCAGGGGAGCGCGACCTTCCGCTGCTGATCTGCGACCGGTCGTTCGCCGCGGACGGCACGATGCTGTATCCGGCGCTGGAGGGCCGGCCCGGGGTGCGGGAGGCGTATATGGGGGGCGTGCTCGGGGACGTGATCCTGGTGAACGGGGCGCCGTGGCCCGAGCTGCGGGTGGCCAGGGCCCGATATCGGCTGCGGCTGTGCAACGCCTCCAACGCCCGGACGTACGAGCTGGCGACCGGCGGGCCGCTGGTCCAGATCGGTTCCGACGGCGGGCTGCTGGGCCGGCCGCGCACGGTGCGGCAGCTCCGGCTGGCTCCCGGCGAGCGGGTGGACGTGGTGGTCGACTTCTCCGCGTACAAGGTGGGGCAGCAGGTCGAGCTGCGGAACCTGGCGGGGGAGGGCGCGCAGGCGAGGGTCATGCGGTTCGCCGTGGACCGGGACGAGAGGGACGAGTCGTCCGTGCCGGAGCGGCTGTCCACGGTGGAGGCGCTCGACCCCGGGAAGGCGAAGGTGACGCGGGAGTTCGAGTTCGGCAGCGGGGGGATGGGGTGGCTGATCAACGGCAAGCCGTTCGACCCCAGGCGCATGGAGGCCAGGCCGAGGCTCGGGGACATCGAGGTCTGGCGGCTGACCAGTGACGTCGCCCATCCCGTGCACCTGCACCTGGACCACTTCCAGGTGCTTTCGGTGAACGGGGAGCGGCCGCAGGGGCCGCCCGAGTGGAAGGACACCGTCGAGCTGCGCGAGGCGCAGACCGTGGAGATCGTCACCAGGTTCACCGACTATCGGGGGCGGTACGTGCTGCACTGCCACAACCTCGAACACGAGGACATGGCGATGATGGCGGCTTTCGAGGTCGTATGA
- a CDS encoding LCP family protein → MSSGLVDAPPSEPSAPPRRRRRWLRWTIAVAVTVVLLVAGVAVGVYAKLTGNVKHIDVTADDLGATRPPKVAGTAMNVLVVGSDQRDGKNAKYGHHIAGERTDTIMLVHVSSKRDNAMVVSFPRDSLVQLPACRATGGLPGQRPHLGMINESFNSGGIACTWKTIETLTHIRIDHFVKVDFTGFKSMVNAVGGVEICLPEPVNDKKALLHLPAGRQTLTGEQALGYVRARYSMGDGSDIGRIQRQQMFIASMVKKVMSGETLTDPAKLLGILDAGTKAVTTDRGLNFGVMKDLATSLQGLNAGQIRFITTPWHYSLTQPGRVEWVQPQAGHLFQIVAKDQSVQGVKGGQAKVGRTKIQIELRNGTWRSGLGTQVAAALEQRGYHITKIGDSARKPQPKTTVLYGPNGETRVPTLTNDLQTSTLRKVAGAQTNRLVLVIGSDWTGLKPLRADDTEAIKGFDATHDTCAT, encoded by the coding sequence GTGAGCAGCGGGCTAGTCGACGCGCCCCCGTCCGAACCGAGCGCGCCACCCCGGCGTCGCCGCCGCTGGCTGCGCTGGACGATCGCGGTCGCCGTGACCGTGGTCCTCCTGGTCGCCGGCGTGGCCGTCGGCGTCTACGCGAAGCTGACCGGCAACGTCAAGCACATCGACGTCACCGCCGACGACCTCGGCGCCACCCGGCCGCCCAAGGTCGCGGGCACCGCCATGAACGTCCTGGTCGTCGGATCCGACCAGCGCGACGGCAAGAACGCCAAGTACGGGCACCACATCGCCGGCGAGCGCACCGACACGATCATGCTCGTCCACGTGTCGTCCAAGCGCGACAACGCGATGGTCGTCAGCTTCCCGCGCGACTCGCTCGTCCAGCTCCCCGCCTGCCGCGCCACCGGCGGCCTGCCCGGCCAGCGGCCCCACCTGGGCATGATCAACGAGTCGTTCAACTCCGGCGGCATCGCCTGCACCTGGAAGACGATCGAGACGCTCACCCACATCCGCATCGACCACTTCGTGAAGGTCGACTTCACCGGCTTCAAGAGCATGGTCAACGCCGTCGGCGGCGTCGAGATCTGCCTGCCCGAGCCGGTGAACGACAAGAAGGCCCTGCTCCACCTGCCCGCCGGGCGGCAGACGCTCACCGGCGAGCAGGCGCTCGGCTACGTACGCGCCCGCTACAGCATGGGCGACGGCTCGGACATCGGGCGCATCCAGCGGCAGCAGATGTTCATCGCGTCGATGGTGAAGAAGGTCATGAGCGGCGAGACGCTCACCGACCCCGCCAAGCTGCTGGGCATCCTCGACGCCGGCACCAAGGCGGTGACCACCGACCGCGGCCTGAACTTCGGCGTCATGAAGGACCTCGCGACCAGCCTCCAGGGCCTGAACGCCGGGCAGATCCGCTTCATCACCACCCCCTGGCACTACTCCCTCACCCAGCCCGGCCGGGTCGAGTGGGTGCAGCCGCAGGCCGGCCACCTGTTCCAGATCGTGGCCAAGGACCAGAGCGTCCAGGGCGTCAAGGGCGGCCAGGCCAAGGTGGGCCGGACCAAGATCCAGATCGAGCTCCGCAACGGCACCTGGCGCAGCGGCCTCGGCACCCAGGTGGCCGCCGCCCTGGAGCAGCGCGGCTACCACATCACCAAGATCGGCGACTCGGCCCGCAAGCCACAACCCAAGACCACCGTCCTGTACGGGCCCAACGGCGAGACCCGCGTCCCCACCCTCACCAACGACCTCCAGACCTCCACGCTGCGGAAGGTGGCGGGGGCGCAGACCAACCGGCTGGTGCTGGTGATCGGCTCGGACTGGACGGGCCTGAAGCCGTTGCGCGCGGACGACACGGAGGCCATCAAGGGCTTCGACGCCACCCACGACACCTGCGCCACCTGA
- a CDS encoding cytochrome P450, whose translation MIPPGPRLPSAVQTAWFIRDAPGMLTRLRRKYGPIFTVRFTGLPPEVYVTTGELAEQVFRTDHGGGRAGEARREFLAHMVGEHSVLTLDGDPWWRHRKLLNPPLRAKQVAGYRDDIAAIAAERIATWPLGRPFALRDRMQDITLEIIIRLIFGIRDAGRVSRLRALLPRLIETGGSPLIPMLPEGFRRIPFGPYPRFVRVSAEVDAILFDEIRRRRSAPGGADVLGRLLDTELGDHEIRDELITMLLAGHETTATGLAWAFERLLRMPEILDRLPDDETYLDAVVKEVLRVRPVVYEAPRMLDAPLQLGEYEIPAGWYAGPFIPLVHHDPAAFPEPDEFRPERFLDGPQSRAWMPFGGGRRFCVGAQLALLEMRVIIREVLHRLELTAPDQAPEARRLKNVTLAPANLTRVTARARTPARTP comes from the coding sequence ATGATTCCTCCAGGGCCGAGGCTTCCCTCGGCGGTGCAGACGGCGTGGTTCATCCGGGACGCGCCCGGCATGCTCACCAGGCTCCGGCGCAAGTACGGGCCGATCTTCACGGTCCGCTTCACCGGCCTCCCGCCGGAGGTCTACGTGACCACCGGGGAGCTGGCCGAGCAGGTCTTCCGTACCGACCACGGCGGCGGGCGCGCGGGCGAGGCGAGGCGCGAGTTCCTCGCGCACATGGTGGGCGAGCACTCCGTCCTCACGCTCGACGGCGACCCGTGGTGGCGGCACCGCAAGCTGCTCAACCCACCGCTGCGCGCCAAGCAGGTCGCCGGCTACCGCGACGACATCGCGGCCATTGCGGCGGAAAGGATCGCGACCTGGCCGCTGGGCAGGCCGTTCGCGCTGCGCGACCGCATGCAGGACATCACGCTGGAGATCATCATCCGGCTGATCTTCGGCATCCGGGACGCCGGGCGCGTCAGCCGGCTACGGGCGCTGCTGCCCCGCCTGATCGAGACCGGCGGGTCGCCGCTGATCCCCATGCTCCCGGAGGGGTTCCGCCGGATCCCGTTCGGGCCCTACCCCCGGTTCGTACGGGTGAGCGCCGAGGTGGACGCGATCCTCTTCGACGAGATCCGCCGCCGCCGGAGCGCGCCGGGAGGCGCCGACGTGCTCGGCCGCCTGCTGGACACCGAGCTGGGCGACCACGAGATCCGCGACGAGCTGATCACCATGCTCCTCGCCGGGCACGAGACCACCGCCACCGGCCTCGCCTGGGCCTTCGAGCGGCTCCTGCGCATGCCCGAGATCCTCGACCGGCTCCCCGACGACGAGACCTACCTCGACGCGGTGGTCAAGGAGGTGCTGCGGGTCAGGCCGGTGGTCTACGAGGCGCCGAGAATGCTCGACGCCCCGCTACAGCTGGGTGAGTACGAGATCCCCGCCGGATGGTACGCCGGACCGTTCATCCCGCTCGTGCACCACGACCCCGCCGCCTTCCCCGAACCCGACGAGTTCCGCCCGGAGCGCTTTCTCGACGGGCCCCAGAGCAGGGCCTGGATGCCGTTCGGCGGCGGGCGGCGCTTCTGCGTCGGCGCGCAGCTGGCGCTGCTGGAGATGCGCGTCATCATCCGCGAGGTACTGCACCGCCTGGAGCTCACGGCACCCGATCAGGCGCCGGAGGCCAGGCGGCTGAAGAACGTCACGCTCGCACCCGCGAACCTGACCCGCGTCACTGCGCGCGCTCGGACTCCTGCTCGGACCCCGTAG